The genome window AGATATGCTCAAAACTAATGCTCTCGGGTTCATTTGTTATATTGATGTATTTACTTGAGTCGCTGATAAGTTGGCTCATGTGCTTAGAGGCCATAAGAATGCGCTTTATGAGATTTTGGGCTTTATCACTGGCTACCCCATTGTTCTGCTCGTCCTTCAGAATATGAATAAGGCCTATGACAGTACTGAGAGGTGCTCGTAAATCATGTGATGCCATATAGCTAAAAGCCTTAAGATCTTCATTAGCTTTTCTTAGTTTATACTCTGTTTTTTCTTTTGTTCTAAGCTCATGGCGTAATCTGATCTCAGTTATTGTAAACTCAGCCAGGGTCATCATGATATCGATTTCCTCTTTAGTCCAATCATGAGGAATACGGTTGATGGCACAAATGGAGCCTATTATCTCATGATTAGGGCTTTTTATGGGCATGCCTAGGTAGGCGGTTACATTGAGCTCAGTGGTGGCCAAGTTGTTCTTTACCAGAGGATCCCCTGGTGCATTAGAAATGATGAGTGGCTTTTTCCGACTGACTACATGCTGGCAAAAGGAGTGAGATAATGGAGTCTCTCGTTTTGATTTCCAGGGTTCTGGCAAACCTTGCTGGCTTTTGAAAAATTGCCGATCTTTGTCTACTAGAGAAACGAGAGCAACTGGGACCTTGAGTAATTTACATATGAGATCTGTAAGCCTGTCAAATTGCTCCTCATTCAGGCTATCAAGGAGACGAGTTTCGCGAAGAGCTTTGAGACGAGTCTCATCAAGGATAGCGGGGTCAACCTTTGAATGCATCGTAATATAGCGTATCGTCTCCTTAGCTCAAATTATGAGGGACGATCAATGCTCTGATTCGATTGAGTTAAAAGTTATTACGGTTTTTTATTCTTTTGACCCCTTCGAAATAAAGGGTGTTATTCTAGCAATGACACGACTAAGAGGTCATCTACTCGTAGATTGGTGAGTTCCCAATTCTCGTGATCGATGGCTTGATAAAATAATTGCCAGCGAAGAGGTTTATTCTCTAAATAAGTGACATAGGTGAGCAGCTTGGTGTCCAGCTTAAGAGAGCGGTTATCAAAAAGTTCGTATCGACTCATTTTTCCATACTCTTTTGTGGCCACTTCTACTTGGTTGATGAAATTTTCAATCATGCGAGGTTGCTGGAGCAGGCCAGTTCCGTTCAAGAAATCATTGAAGGCCATGCGAATTTTGTCGTTTTGTAACTTGAGGAAGAATTTTTCAACCCTTAGTTGTGTAGGTCCAGGAGGAGGTATTTTTATGGGGTCTTTAGGTAAGAAGTTTCGCATATCATCGATGTCGAAATTAACGAGTTGCCAGTCGGAGTCATTGGAGGTGAATAGAAATTGCCAGCGAATATGTTTGTGGTGATGGTGGGTCAAATAGGTGACGCGAATCAAATGAGATGAATACTTTTTAACTTCAAAAATAGTATAAGTTCTCATATTCCCAAAATGCTTAAGAGAGTTTTTTGTGGTGTCAATGAGTCGATTTGAAAGCTCAAAGTCCTTTTCGAAAGGCGTTCCAGCGAAGAGCTCTCTAAAAGATCCCTCTACTATCCCATTGCTGATGCCGGTAAACAATGCCTCAAGTTTTATCTCGATAACTTCGGGCATACGGGGGGCTGCCGTAGTCTGGATACGGGGCGCAGATGGCAGAGTTGGGGGACGGGGTTGGACCTTTTGTGCTTGAAGCGGTGGAGTTAATAAGAGAAACAAACTGAGATAAAGCAAGCGCTTCCAAGACCAGTGGAGCGAGGATTTCACGAAGAGAGAATTTTATTGAGTTTACCCATGGGATTCTCGGTAAGAGGAGCACCATGCGCCATGAGTAATGTTTCGAAAGGAAACGCAAGAAGCTTTTTGAGCGATTGGATCAACTCTTGTTGGTCTGAGCAATACTTTGCAGGAAGGATATCAAATGAGGTTTCCTCTAAATTAATTAAGGCATCTCCAACAATCATCGTTTTGCTGGTTTCATGATAAAGAGCGGTTTCCCCTGGTGCACCACCTGGGAGGTAGATGGGCTTAAGCGTGTGAATTTGTTTTAAATCCTCTAGAATCACTTCTGGCATCAGAGAGAGGTCTTTGACGCTAGAGGCGCTTGCGCCGAGTGGGAGATTGTATTTGTTTTTCCAATAAGTGTTCG of Verrucomicrobiota bacterium contains these proteins:
- a CDS encoding ATP-binding protein; amino-acid sequence: MHSKVDPAILDETRLKALRETRLLDSLNEEQFDRLTDLICKLLKVPVALVSLVDKDRQFFKSQQGLPEPWKSKRETPLSHSFCQHVVSRKKPLIISNAPGDPLVKNNLATTELNVTAYLGMPIKSPNHEIIGSICAINRIPHDWTKEEIDIMMTLAEFTITEIRLRHELRTKEKTEYKLRKANEDLKAFSYMASHDLRAPLSTVIGLIHILKDEQNNGVASDKAQNLIKRILMASKHMSQLISDSSKYINITNEPESISFEHISLKDPLEDAINNLDQVIKENNARISIPEELPLIRGIRSLMAELLQNLMANAIKYCREKPEVVVSTTETNGQISILIKDNGIGISENCNGSIFIPYKRLHSAKEFNGNGLGLAICKKIVQLHSGDISYQSSPGKGSTFIVKLPQPKNPVDNR
- a CDS encoding MBL fold metallo-hydrolase, giving the protein MLKEVTFSYLNKYFFVWSTYDPSCKTEVYSYALIRDKKLILIDPIEPSADCEEELLKAGPPALIILTNSNHERANTYWKNKYNLPLGASASSVKDLSLMPEVILEDLKQIHTLKPIYLPGGAPGETALYHETSKTMIVGDALINLEETSFDILPAKYCSDQQELIQSLKKLLAFPFETLLMAHGAPLTENPMGKLNKILSS